In Miscanthus floridulus cultivar M001 chromosome 8, ASM1932011v1, whole genome shotgun sequence, the sequence TCATGTACACAGCCAAATTACAGGTGGGAGACCTGACCAATGTGGAAGGCCCAGCAAGAAGAGGAAGGAATATCATAGTGAAGAGGAAGATGAAGGAGAAGAGAGTAATGGCCAAGAGAACGATGATCCTTCAGCTCCAAAGAAACCAAGGGTTGTTTGGTCAGTTGAACTACACCGAAAATTTGTTGCTGCTGTCAATCAGCTAGGAATTGACAGTGAGTCCCACTGCCACCCGCTGTTCTTTTTTCAGCTTTGCTGCTGTTAAGTTATTTACCACGGTCCATTCTACAACCTAATCTTTTCTGTTGATGCAGAAGCTGTGCCAAAAAGGATACTTGAGCTCATGAATGTTGAGAGACTCACCAGGGAAAATGTTGCAAGTCACCTGCAGGCAAGACACTTATGGACTTAACCCCACTTTGTTCAGTTTAGCAAGTACTGGTAACTCAAGAATTGTGGTGTTCAGTAGCGTGGTTCACCAGTACGTGTAATAAGGATAGCATTAAATTTTTAGTTTCCACTGTTCAGAAGATGTGTGGCTTAACTTTTCAAGCTATCTGGCATTAGGCTCTGTAAAAATATGCAAGTGTCCTGGAGCTTTTGAGCATGAAAAGGTGCTAATAGATTGTTTGCTCACACATTATTACTGTGAACTACTACAAGAAAGCCACCTCACCCCCCTGATTAAGCAAAGACATACCTGTTTTAGGCATATTATGCAGTGGGAATTCGTGACAAGTGCATATATTTATTGATTGAAGTTCTTTGGTTTTTGCTGATTCAGTCTTATAAACGTGGAAGAAAGAACACGGTTTGTTCCATAGCTCCATTTTCAGTTTATCGTGTAATGATTTGGACTACATCTTGCATACATAGTGAAGCTGAAAAGGACTCAGCTTTCATATCTCGAATGCAAAATTGGCCCTCTTGTTACTGTACATGTCCAATACTAAACAAACTACACATCTAAACTGTTTGCTTTTGTGTGCCATGCAGAAGTATAGACTCTATCTTAAACGGCTAAGTGCTGTGGCATCGCAACAGGCTAGCATTGTTGTCGGTTTGGGAGGCAACGACCCCTTTATGTGGATGGGTGCATTTGAAGGACTCCAGGGTTATCAATCTTTTGCCTCTTCAGCAGCTCTGCCATCTTTTAGTCCACAGGGGTTGTTAAATAGAAATAATCCAACATCATTTGGAATTCAAGGGATGTCTGCTTACAGGCCAATTCAGATTGAAACCGGCAATTCCACAATAAGTCATTCCACTGGCGATCCAAATAAATATCACCTTAGCCTACCAGGTACTAGTAGCCGACAAGGAAATTTGGCACAAGGTTTGACAACTTCAGTTGGGCAGGTCCAGCTGACACAAAAGTGGTTTCATGAAGAAACTGACGATCTATCTACTATCCTTTCTGTGAGTGGCCGGGCTAATAATGGCGTGCCTGGCACACTCCAAAGCGTCACAAATAGTCATTTGCTGCAGCATGGCCTTGTTGAATGTAGACAAGACAAAGTTGTTATCCAGCCATCTTCATCTGGAAGTTCAGATCGTCTTGAAGGCACTGTTGGAGTTTCCTCCAGTCTGATTGATTCTTGTGCATCCCAGCAGAGGGTTGTTCCATTGTCTGCCTTTTCTACCAGTGCATCGCCAATGAATGGCTCGTTTTGCAGTAACGACATAGCTGAGTTGGGTGCTACGTCCTCTGGAGGTACAAATATTTGCCCCTCCAATGACCTCAGGGTAGCAAGAGACAACAAAGTGGGAGCTACCTCTTTTGGTAATGTGATACTTTTGTCTCCAGACACTGTGCCAAACCAAAAATACTTGAATTTTGGTGGTGGAAGCAATTTGAGGCAGAGCATGGATGGAGGGAACACAGACAATCTGTTGAATCCCAGGTTCATATGGAGTTGTTTGCAGACCTCTCAACCACCGAATCTTATCGTAagtcatcatcccatgagccaaaGACCAAATAATGGAAACCTTGGTGGCTCAATGGTTGGACAGACAACAGCAAGTGCTTCAACAGCTGCTCCACAGACGAGGATCGACATGTTTATCTCCGGAGACACACCGACTCCAAAGAGCGCATCGGATTTGAGCTTCCCTAGGGTCCACAGCGAGCTTAGCTCTAGCAGCTGCAGCTTCGATGGCCTCCTCAACTCCATAATCAAAGTGGTAAGGAAGCTCTTGTTATGTTTCCCAACTAGTCTGTGCAGGGTTCGTCTTCTGACGAAAGGAAGGAGTACCTGCTACATTTCATCTAACAGCAGTGCTGATCCCCGTGCAGGAGAAGGACGATGCTTCCTTCAGCGATGACCTGGGATGTGACTTCTACTCCCTGGGTGCCTGCATATGATCGCCACCTTCCACATATCTGCATCTGTGTTCATCTCTCATTGTATGCTGTGCAGCTAGTGTTAATCTTAGGTAACATTGTAGCTGTGCGCCTATCTATGCTGCTCACAGCCAAGAAAATACAGTAACTACTAGGTCTGTTCTGTATGTAATGTGCTAGCAGTAAGATATCTGGATTCTGGAAGGTAATGTCCATTTGCTAAACTGAGCTGGACACTGTGTTGACGCAAATTCCGGTCACACATTAGCAAGAGCTAGATCGTTCGGGCAGCAACGGCTGAAACACGCAGAAGAGGGAGGTCTAAACGGCAAGGCTGACTAGTAGGTCGACAAGGCCACAACACGCAGCGGAGGTCTGTCAACTTGATAAACCCATGAACGCTTCCTGTCAAGACCTCTCGGGAGACACACAGTGAGGTGTTGGAATGTGATCGGTTGGGCTAATTCTGAACTTAATTACGAGATTACCGTGATCGGTGGCGACCCTTAGATATTCTAGGGTTCGCCCCCTGACCCACAGCGCATCTATAAATAAGAAGAGACACCCCTGGCGGCTCCATCCACGTAAAACAAATCACACAACCTGTCAATTAGGCGTTGGAGTGTATAGGAAGGTCATCTCCCATGTCCATCTCGTCCAGGTACATCTCGGCGGCGTCCAGAAGGCCACCGCTACCTGGTTCCTCACGTTCTTCACCAACATAGGACATTCAAGTCCTCCGGCGGTGAACTCAAATCATCTGCTACATCTACGACCTTCATCGCATCTCCAGCGACATAGATGGCGTCCACAGGCTCTGGTTAGTATCTAAGATTAGTTTCCGCATTAAGATGGGTTAGTGATCATGTTTAGGCTAAGATAAGATCCTGTTTATGCTAAGTTCTAATTCACCATGAGGGTGTCCTATAATCAACAAGGCCACCTCGCCAGCTACCAAGTTGACGAGGTCGTGAGGGTGTCCTAAAATCGACAAGGCCACCGTCCACAAATCTAGGGGGAAGGGGTCTAGAATTGGCAAGGTCACCTAAAACATCCACAGTCCCATCGAGGGACACATGTAGGACAGCGAGGGGATTGGAAGAGATATAAGGAGTAAAAAGTGAGTAGATTGATAAAAGATCGAATGTGTAGCTCGACACCTCAATCGGCGGTGTATTCCATATTTGATATAGAGTAGGGATAGTTTTATCCCATTAGAAAACCAATTTGGTATAATTTCATGTCGTTTACTAAGAAACCACGCGGTTGCCTGTATTGGGCATCCTGCCATATGTGAATTTATATAGAATGTGATGCTGGGCTCACTTTGgagaataaaaacaaaacaacaactatataaatatgaaatattagctactccctccgtttcaaattttAAATCACTTTGACTTGTTTAGTTCAtccattttgttatgtatctagacatattattatatctagatacatagtaaaatagatgtataaaaaagtcaaagcaacttataatggAACAGATGGAGTACCAAACAACTCATATCATAAGCTCAGGAAGGTACCAGTACTAGGTCATAGACGTGGCTGCCAGCAAGACTTTGCAGGTGAAAGACAAGCATTATCCAGGTGAGCTTTAGTGTCCTTCGTACtctccgattcatcatcatccttGTTTGACCTGTGACGACGATGGAACGATAGCCTCAAATACAAAATGGCATAGGCAAAAATAATCATTCACATACAGTTAAAGAAAATACAAGTTAGCATCAACTGAAACTGACAGGGAAAGCAAACTCCAGGAGGTAAGCTAGAAGTTAATCCTGTTACCTAGGTTCTACTTCTACACTTGTTAAACCAATTCACTTTGATAAACCAATTAGCTGTAGATCACAATAGGTTTAGCATTAGGTAGAAGTAGAAGTAAGAAGTAAAAAAAATACACAAGTATCAGTATTAAGTATTGTGGCATTGCTAAATGGAAAAGCTTCGGGATCATGGAAACTCTTCTTGGATGTATCCATAGTGGGATAGAACTGCATGGATAACAAAGAGAAAAAAGGACCAAGACGATGGACTTTCATTAGAGAAAAAAAGTACTGGTTTCTTATGCACACTTCTATTGCACCTAATCTGGGCATATTTGAGTTCTAATACACTCTAATGATGACTTCATACACTGCTATGTTCTAAAATCAAATGGGACTTTCCTCGGGCAGTCAACCAGATAGATTGTGTGTGTTCACAATACACTTTAGTATGTTGCAGCAGCTGCCATTACGTCTCCACGCACTACCAGTACATTCGCTGTTTTAAATTGCATCAATTTAGGTGGATAGCCCGGTTGCACAAGTGCAAATTTTATTGTGCATTTGCTCTTACCTGGATAAGCAGGGCGGCTGCTTCAATCTTGTTTCTCTGAAAatatggaaaagaactcgacatCTTTCATTCTGTATTTTCTAGGTTGAAGCACAAATTTGTGATGGAAGGCATCATTGCATCAAGGTGCTGTAGCGGGTCTCTCTGAAGCGTGGAATAGATTATCGACACCGTACAATCAGCACACAGATGTGTATGccaagaagaaaaaccagaaatGAGGGCAAATGAACTTACATGATAGACATCACATTTTGGCTAATTGAAagcaaaagcaaagtttatgcaGTTTACTGGATGGAACCATTAGCATCGCAGCTCATCAAATCCAGCAAGAGGCTACTAGAGCTCGTGAAATTGTATATTTGTAAGACATGGGAATTTTGTCGAACACATGGTCACTGGTCGGCAAGCCTAGTACGGGAGGATGAAGACCAAATTGCAATCACTTTGCTACGACGATTAACTCGCCTAAGCTGAACGGCGTGAGCCTGGCTCTGTATCTGCAACACTCTATTGCTTGTTTTGATACCAGGGAAGAAGTTTATCTGGGTAGTTGGTTAGTGGATGGAACCATTAGCATCACAGCTCATGAAATCAAGCAAGAGGCTATTGGATACCGTGAAATTGTATATTTGTAAGACATGGACATTTTGTCAAACACATGGTCGCTGGTCGGCAAGCCTAGTACGGGACGATGAAGACCAAATTGCAATCACTCTATATCCGCAATACTCTGTTGCTTGTTTTAATATCAGGGAAAAAGTTTATTTGGATAGTTGTATAGTGAGTTCAATATTTACATTAAATGATTGAGCTAGCTCTTGAGCCtcagtgcctgtttagttcccaaaattttgcaaaatttttcaagattcctcgtcatatcgaatctttagacgcatgcatgaaacattaaatataaataaaaaataaaactaattacacagtttagacgaaattcacgagacgaatcttttaagtctaattagactatgattggacactaattgccaaataacaacgaaagtgctacagtaccatttcccaaaaaaaatcgccaactaaacaaggccttatttaCATCTTCCAAGTGGACGGTATGCCCCCTTTGTTTATGGGTAAGTGGATTAGAATGAAAGAGAGATTTAGTCTTGTAACGGAAAAAAGAAGCTTTCAATAAACTTACCAATGGCAGCCGTTAGACCTCTAGCATAAGAATCTgcaataaatattattatttttgttGGCAAACAATGagacaagcatgctgaggcattTCATTGAATGGCTAGGAGGCAAGGAAGGGAACTGTGACAGAATAAAGAGAGGAACACCCAACACGTGAGCAGCgctggagagagaggagagaggaagtATGGGAGTGGGGCGGACCTGGATGGGTTGATTCTAAAACGAGTCTGGGGCCAATTTGCGTGTTGTTAACACACTGATGGCCTAAACGTAAACCGTTTGATTGAGTAATGACACGTTGTATTCATGTaaacaaattcaaaagttcaAAACAAATTGGGAGATTTGAATTTGACGCTCAGCTGCTGCCGAACCCAATGCCAACTCGACCGGACCGCCACACAAGCCAAGATCACACGAGTCGACGACAAACCAGGCCCACGGGCGATGGCCGCTGCCGTGCCCTTGCGCCTCGCCGGCctcctcggcctcggcctcgcctcCCGCACGCGACCAAACCCTAAGCCACACCTCTCCTGCGCCTTCTCCTCCTCGACCATCTCCGCGCCTCTCGCGGCCGACCGGGTCCGCGAGGATGAGAGTGGCCTCCTCTCGCGGCGCCTGCTCCGGCTCCGCTTCCGCTCGCCGCGCGGGGCCGCCGCGGCTGCCATCGAGAGATGGGCCCGGGAGCGCGTCCACATCTCGCGGCCGGAGCTCCGTCGCACAATCGCGATGCTCCGGCGCGCGCGCCGCTACGAGCATGCCCTCGAGGTGAGTAGTGGAACTTTTGGGTTCTCCTGGCTCTGATTTTTGTCAACGCACTGACTGTTACTGTATCATTTGAATTAAGGATCTAATCTAATAAAACGAACGAGGAATGGGAGTTCAGTGACAATATTGCTGCCCCTTTCTATAGACAATTGGAATCATTTTTGCATTCTTGGCCTAAGCATTGTCAGATTGCAAGTGTAGTCTGATCTGGAGTTTTTCTTCTGAGCTGATTGCTACACACATACAAGTGATAAATTCGATTTGTTATTTCTAATTTTTATTGCAAATCATGCGGTACTGATTCGTTAAAGAGTTGATAGCAAGGGGCACCTATTTCTTATTTTCGATCATGACCCTGAAGCTTGGGATACGAGGGTTTAGCAGCTTGGCTGTTATGTTATTGACAGCATTGGTATAGGATATTCCGTAGCATATTAAAGGGTACACCGGCTAAACAAAGTTACATTGTGCTGCAGATTTTCTCTTGGATGGAATCATGCAACTCTCGTCAACTGTCGTCATGGGATCATGCAGCAAGACTGGACTTGATTGCTAAAGCTTACAGTACTTCTCAAGCTGAGGAATACTACAACAAACTACAGAGCCCTGCTGCCAGACAAGCTGCATCGTTCCCTCTCCTCCACTGCTATGTTACAGAAAGAAATGTACAGAAGGCTGAATACTTCATGGCCCAGTTGCAGAGTCACGGGTTACCTGTAGATCCTCACTCTTTCAATGAAATCATGAAACTCTATGTTGCAACCTGTCAGTATGAGAAGATCCTTAGTGTTATTGACCTCATGAAACGGAACAACATTCCCAGAAATGTTCTCGTACAACCTTTGGATGAATGCTTGTGCTGAAGTCTCTGGTGTTGCCTCAGTACAATCAGTGTTCCAGGAGATGTTGAATGATGAGACGGTTGAGGTTGGTTGGAGCACATACTGCACACTAGCCAACATTTTCAGGAGGAATGGACTGAACACTAAAGCGCAAGCTTGCCTTAGGAAAGCTGAAACAAAACTGTCACCAACAGGGCGCTTAGGATACTCTTTTGTAATGACATGTTATGCGGCTCTGAATGGCAGCGATGGAATTATGAGATTGTGGGAGGCTAGCAAAAGTGTGCCAGGTAGAATCCCCACTGCAAACTACATGACTGCTATGTTATGTTCAATAAAAGTTGGCGACATCAGCCAGGCCGAGTGGATCTTTGGAAGCTGGTAAGGAGGGTGCAGGAAGCATGATGTGCGGGTTTGAAATGTTCTTCTTGGTACTTATGTGAGGAATAGGTGGATTGAAAAGGCTGAGAGGCTCCACCTCCACATGCTAGAGAAAGGAGCATGTCCAAATTACAAGACATGGGAAATATTGATGGAGGGTTATGTTCAGAGTAGGCAGATGGACAAAGCTGTGGGTTGCATGAAGAAAGGTTTGTCTCTGTTGAAGAGTTGCCATTGGAGACCTCCACTTGAACTGATGGAGGCCATTGGCAAACATTTCGAAGAGCAAGGAAATTTTGACGATGCATATCGATACATTAAGGTTCTCCGGAGGTTTAACTTGACAAGCTTGCCCCTGTATAAGTCATTGATTCGAGCATATATCAATGCTGACGTTGTGCCACCGAATATCCTTGAGATGATTGCAAAAGATCAGATTGATATGGACGAAGAAATGGACCGGTTGATCATACTTGCTGGCAAGATAGATATCACATGCAATGGATAGTCTTTAACTGGAACAGGCAATCACCagtcaaatgataaatatcaTTCATTTGACTTTGTCAATTAGAGCTGCAAAGTGAAGAGCGGCAAGTTGAACCTGCAAATTACTAGATACAAAAAAAGGCGCTCCTGGAGACCCTGTTTGGTGTTCCTGCAGCCCTGCTAATCTGAAcaactccatcttcttggggatCTTACAGTGTATTTGGAAAATGTGGAACATGAAGGTATCAGTGTATCACCTGATGACCTGAACCAGCACAGAAGAATGCTTACAGCTCTCAAGGATCACCAGAACCTCTGGACTATCAGAACCTCATCGAACCTGAATCAACATTCCCTAGTCATTACCTGTAATTAGTGGTGCAACCAGTTTTATGATGCAAGCACGTAGCTTGCTTATTTGTTTCTCAAAATCACTATCCACGAAAAGCTGGTTTGCAGCCACGTAACATCTGCGTGTAACATCTCTCTTATGAATTGTTCTGGGAGAATTTCCCACTGATCAGTCTCCAAAAACGTGCTTCGGCAGTGGGTTTGAACAAAGTGAATTGCAAATTTGGTTTCATTCTCAGAAGTACTTTTGCATACAAATTTAGAGTTAGTGTGTAACTGGCAAAATAGATGAGCCAGAGAATGCAGCCTTTTGTTTTCGTTTTTCAGTAATGTTATTTGGAAATCAACTTTAATACCTTTTCATCTTTTATTATAGAAAGCTTAACATCGATACATTACTTGCTCAAGTCATTAATATAGGACATTTAGACAACCAAAACAATCTAAAGCTTGTTTATTTTATTTGTGCAACCGAAGCATCCTCCTTTTTTTGgttgggtggggtgggggggagtTCAAAAGTTAGCACTGATGCCATTAGTGATGTATCCAGATAATTACAGATTAACAGGTACTGGGAAACTATGTTTTGCAAATCCTAGGAAAAAATCAAAGTTCATGATAACCTTTAGGTGTGATGTATGGAGGTTTTATGAATCTGGTGTAAATACCAATCTTGCATAGTGCCAATTCAGGAACCTCACTCAGCCTTATACAAGGGTGTCACTTGTAACCATTACAAGATCCAAGGGTCTCGGCTCGTTTCcgcttgtttcagcttgtttcagcttattctctctcacagaatactattcaacCATCCAAAATCATCCAAAACCAGCCAAAACCTGACCAGCCGAACGCCCCGAATAAGCAGGCAAAAGGCAATGGCCAAGGTGAACAATATCAGCTGCATCAATAATAGATGATAATAAAGGGCAGGCTAAGCAAAAAAATTAAAACGATCTAACCTTAACGACCACCAACCCTGGCCCAGATGCAGGCTAATTCAAACCGAACCTTTCCTCAATGGAGATGGTATACTGGGATATGGAATCTTTAAGAGGCAGATGTAAAAGTAATAAGGCAAATGATCCAGACCATCTACCAGGATCAACAACGACATGAAACATGGGCAAAATGAACAGGCCAAAGCGCCAAGTGAAAAGGGAAGGCACAATCAATAAGTACCACAACAATTGACAGTCAAATATTCTAAAAGCAGGTGGAAAAAGACAAGCAGGATGCATCTGGCAATGAAATTGCCCTGAAAGTGCTCGAATGATCAGCACAAGATATACAACAACAGTaataaagataaaagaaaacGAATTGAATGCAATGCACATTTGTACTTTGGCAGTAGATGCACATTTATATATGCAATGCACATTTGTAAACTTGCATCAGCATCAATAAATATATCTCAATGGCTCAGGACATTTTTATTAGATACACCGTGTATCATGGAGAGAAGTGTCCAAGAAGAAAATAAGCCGTTGAATGTTCAGTGCATAGTTAGAAAGAATAATTCTAAAAAACATATATAATACTCCCTACGTTCTAAAATGTAGGTTAGTTTTTTCCTAAgacaaacttctctaactttgaccaagtatATACAAAAAAACTATCAACACTTACAAATACAAAAGAAATACACTATCGAGACATATTTTCATGGTGGATTTAACGTAATTAATTTTGATGTTCTAGATGGTGCATGTTTCTATACACTTGgttaaagttagagaagtttgacctAGAACATAACTAAAACGACCTACATTTTGGAAGAATGAGGGCCAGAGAGGGGTTGTTAAACTCTAAATTACTCAAATATTTCAACCTTGAACAATGCTACCTGTAATTGTCCTCATGCAAAGATACACTTACATAGACAAAAACTCCAACAGTCAATTGGAGCACTAGGCACTGGCATGAAGGTCAGATTCCATAAACAGATTCTACAAGGCCTTAGTAAAAAACGAAAGAAACATGTCGTGCACAACTATCAAGCGAGAGCTTTCCAAGCTGCTGTTGGGAATTTTTACTGAAATATGTTAGCTCCATCTCATATGGAAGAATACTGAAAATTAGAAAGTGACTTGCATACACAATTACTGAAACCAGAAGTTTTCAATCAAGATGCATTCAGAATCCTATTTCTGGAAAAGTTGCAGCTTTAAAATGAAATGGGTGATGTGCTTACTCTAAGGATAGATAATGGATTATGAAGTATTAGTCTCCTAAAGTATATTGTAGCTGTTTCTTTATTGTGGGAACCTTAAGAGAGCCATCCTCAGGCATAGTCCTGTGAATGTGGGTGGCATTTTCTCTTGTATAGCATCACCAAGTTTATGCTCACAAATGCTTAGATATTATAACGTAGTATTACACTATTACTCTTTCGAGACAATCAGCTACTCATATAAAAAGGCATCATATATCAATTCTTTTACCATGAAGataaagaaataaagaaaattaAATTAGACTATGGGTCGTACAAATTGTGGCAATGCAAGTATCATGGCTTAATTCTCAGAGGTCATCTTTTACTATTTTTAATCGAGTGTAGTATCTTGCTTGGAGAAAATAAAAATTGAGAACAAAAGCTGAAAGAGAAAAGAGAAATAGCTATTTCAATAATGAGCAACCAGAGAAGACTACATCCCAAATACACCCAAATGAGTGAGACAGACTTAACCTATAGATTTGATGTTTCAGTGAGCCCTCTTGCACACTTGTCACCCTTTCTGTCCTAAATCAATACATTCACAAAGCTAAAATTCAAAGAGAGTGATACCCCTCAATGTGCACTAACACCATTCTCTGCATCGAGCCCGTACAGCACACCTGCATATTTCTCTGTTGAGCCCGTGAAGAATGAATCCTTGAGCTTCCAGAATGCACAGGACGTGACCAGGCTATCAGACCCAGCCTGATGAGACTGCCCAACACGCTCCACATCAAGTAGCTCAGCGAGCTTGTTCAGCCCACCGTGCAGGCTGTTGCAGAACTTCATGAGATGCTTGATGTCATACACAGTCGGGAAATATATCTTCATAAGTTTAAAGAACCCGGCTTGTGTGTCTGGGAGGCTATTGCAGGTGAGAATCTTCAGTAGGTACCCGAAGTCGTATCCTGCGTGGAAGGTGACCCAGTATACGGAATCGTTGAGCACGACGCCAGAGGACATGAGGAGCTCGGCGAACCGTCGGGCATCGACGCCGCGCTCGGCGTTGCGGCGGAAGTCGATGCCGCTGCGACGGAGCAGTTCGATGGAGTCGGACGCGAAGATGTCGCGCGCGTCGTCGAACTCGCGGAAGTTGAACTGCCAGACGTAGCGGCGGCGGCCAGCACCGAGGGTCGGCAGCTCGCCGCGCGGCCCAGAGAAGGTGACGCCGAGCTGGATGAGGTGCAGCATGTCAACGTTGGCCTTGAGGGTGGCGTAGTTGTAGTCGGCGGGGGAGCGGAAGGCGCCGACGGGCCGGCAGACGATGCCCGGGAACTCCGTGTCCATCGCGACGAACGGGAACTCGTCGACGATGTCGCGGATCAGCGCGAACTCCTCCTCCAGGTTGTCCGCCCACACCTCCCGGATCTCCACCGACTCGTCGCCGGCCCCGTCTGGCTTTGGGATCACGGTGGCTGTGAGATCTGACATTGCCATGCCAAAGTTCAAACCGAATCTCTCCTAGGGTTTGGTCCGATCGGGGAATTGGGCGAACGGCTCGAGAAGGGGGCCGAAGCCTCTGGATTTTTAGAGGTGAGATAGGAGGGGGGTACGTGTGGTAGCCAAGACAGAAGACGATGCGGCAATACCTCTATCACATATCAACGGCTGAGATCACATCCACATGAAATGTGCAGCGTAGTCTTTCCTTCCTTGCTTGC encodes:
- the LOC136475283 gene encoding two-component response regulator ORR23-like, whose translation is MRLDERNAAVGRVRDQFPVGMRVLAVDDDPVCLKVLENLLRRCQYHVTTTNQAVVALRMLRQNRDLFDLVISDVHMPDMDGFKLLELVGLEMDLPVIMLSVNGETKTVMKGITHGACDYLLKPVRLEELRNIWQHVVRRKFSNCERANIDGYEEWTRPSNADFDHVHSQITGGRPDQCGRPSKKRKEYHSEEEDEGEESNGQENDDPSAPKKPRVVWSVELHRKFVAAVNQLGIDKAVPKRILELMNVERLTRENVASHLQKYRLYLKRLSAVASQQASIVVGLGGNDPFMWMGAFEGLQGYQSFASSAALPSFSPQGLLNRNNPTSFGIQGMSAYRPIQIETGNSTISHSTGDPNKYHLSLPGTSSRQGNLAQGLTTSVGQVQLTQKWFHEETDDLSTILSVSGRANNGVPGTLQSVTNSHLLQHGLVECRQDKVVIQPSSSGSSDRLEGTVGVSSSLIDSCASQQRVVPLSAFSTSASPMNGSFCSNDIAELGATSSGGTNICPSNDLRVARDNKVGATSFGNVILLSPDTVPNQKYLNFGGGSNLRQSMDGGNTDNLLNPRFIWSCLQTSQPPNLIVSHHPMSQRPNNGNLGGSMVGQTTASASTAAPQTRIDMFISGDTPTPKSASDLSFPRVHSELSSSSCSFDGLLNSIIKVEKDDASFSDDLGCDFYSLGACI
- the LOC136475285 gene encoding probable CCR4-associated factor 1 homolog 7; the encoded protein is MAMSDLTATVIPKPDGAGDESVEIREVWADNLEEEFALIRDIVDEFPFVAMDTEFPGIVCRPVGAFRSPADYNYATLKANVDMLHLIQLGVTFSGPRGELPTLGAGRRRYVWQFNFREFDDARDIFASDSIELLRRSGIDFRRNAERGVDARRFAELLMSSGVVLNDSVYWVTFHAGYDFGYLLKILTCNSLPDTQAGFFKLMKIYFPTVYDIKHLMKFCNSLHGGLNKLAELLDVERVGQSHQAGSDSLVTSCAFWKLKDSFFTGSTEKYAGVLYGLDAENGVSAH